From Actinoplanes oblitus, a single genomic window includes:
- a CDS encoding HdeD family acid-resistance protein, translating into MGRKAGWLALIAGVLALVLGIVAFAWPSATLKVVGFLFGLNLLIVGVIRVLQFVFTPDAPVAGRVLGVIFGVLVGLLGILCMRNLAGSVTLLLVIVALGWLLEGLAEIFTSIGHRESGAGWRIGLGVFAVLAAIAVLVWPGLGLATFVFIGATTLCFVGIGGIIAGIAGLRSRDPVTA; encoded by the coding sequence ATGGGACGAAAAGCGGGATGGCTGGCCCTGATCGCCGGGGTGCTGGCCCTGGTGCTGGGAATCGTCGCGTTCGCCTGGCCGTCGGCCACGCTGAAGGTGGTTGGCTTCCTGTTCGGACTGAATCTGCTGATCGTGGGCGTGATCCGGGTGCTGCAGTTCGTGTTCACCCCGGACGCGCCGGTCGCCGGCCGAGTGCTCGGCGTCATCTTCGGGGTGCTGGTCGGCCTGCTCGGCATCCTGTGCATGCGCAACCTGGCCGGCTCGGTGACGTTGCTGCTGGTCATCGTGGCACTGGGCTGGTTGCTGGAGGGCCTCGCGGAGATCTTCACCAGCATCGGCCACCGGGAGTCCGGTGCCGGCTGGCGAATCGGGCTCGGCGTCTTCGCGGTGCTGGCGGCGATCGCGGTGCTGGTCTGGCCGGGGCTGGGGCTGGCGACGTTCGTCTTCATCGGGGCGACGACGCTGTGCTTCGTCGGCATCGGCGGGATCATCGCGGGCATCGCCGGGCTGCGCTCCCGCGATCCGGTGACGGCATAG
- a CDS encoding APC family permease codes for MTTSSVASLRPAPTMAVYGLASIFLYLVPAIVFLLPTALVSAELASGWNGGVYNWVSQGLSKPMGFLAVWCQFAMTIFYYPSLLGFVASTLAYVINPDLASSGLWTAIVIMVCYWAGVWVSSRGTKGVAGLASGGLIIGTLIPGVLLVVLGIAFLGQGNESAAPMTSDNLLPAWAGLSSLVLIVNNFLSYSGMEMNAVHVSSLRKPGREFPRAMFLSMALVLLIFILPALAISWVVPADELSLTAGVMQAFDAVFAAFDSQWLTPILGVMLVAASLGGMLTWLAGPSRGLLLISRTEGYLPPYLQKLNKHGVQQNILVVQGAVTTVIALAYAFIPDVSSVYWIFSVITTQVYLIMYLLMFVAAVRLRRNQPDHPRGYRAPMLTALCGVGFAASLAALLIGFVPSSQFGGGSVWAYLAIVAGGALGLGLLVPYLFYRSRKPSWKTVTAEEEVPA; via the coding sequence ATGACCACCAGCTCGGTGGCCAGCCTGCGCCCGGCGCCGACCATGGCGGTCTACGGCCTCGCCAGCATTTTCCTCTATCTCGTGCCGGCCATCGTCTTCCTGCTGCCGACCGCCCTGGTCTCGGCGGAACTGGCCTCCGGCTGGAACGGCGGCGTCTACAACTGGGTGAGCCAGGGCCTGTCGAAACCGATGGGCTTCCTCGCGGTCTGGTGCCAGTTCGCGATGACCATCTTCTACTACCCGAGCCTGCTCGGCTTCGTGGCCAGCACGCTGGCCTACGTCATCAACCCGGACCTGGCGTCCAGCGGCCTGTGGACCGCGATCGTCATCATGGTCTGCTACTGGGCCGGTGTCTGGGTGTCGTCACGCGGCACCAAGGGCGTCGCCGGCCTGGCCAGCGGCGGCCTGATCATCGGCACGCTGATCCCCGGCGTGCTGCTGGTGGTGCTCGGCATCGCCTTCCTCGGCCAGGGCAACGAGTCGGCCGCCCCGATGACCAGCGACAACCTGCTGCCGGCCTGGGCCGGGCTGTCCAGCCTGGTGCTGATCGTCAACAACTTCCTGTCCTACTCGGGCATGGAGATGAACGCGGTGCACGTCTCCTCGCTGCGCAAGCCGGGCCGGGAGTTTCCCCGGGCGATGTTCCTGTCGATGGCCCTGGTGCTGCTCATCTTCATCCTGCCGGCGCTGGCGATCAGCTGGGTCGTGCCGGCCGACGAGCTGTCCCTGACGGCCGGCGTGATGCAGGCGTTCGACGCGGTGTTCGCCGCGTTCGACTCGCAGTGGCTCACCCCGATCCTCGGGGTCATGCTGGTGGCCGCGTCGCTGGGCGGCATGCTCACCTGGCTGGCCGGCCCGTCCCGCGGCCTGCTGCTGATCTCGCGCACCGAGGGGTACCTGCCGCCGTACCTGCAGAAGCTCAACAAGCACGGCGTGCAGCAGAACATCCTGGTGGTCCAGGGTGCGGTCACCACGGTGATCGCACTGGCCTACGCGTTCATCCCGGACGTGTCGAGCGTCTACTGGATCTTCTCGGTGATCACCACGCAGGTCTACCTGATCATGTACCTGCTGATGTTCGTGGCCGCCGTACGCCTGCGCCGCAACCAGCCCGACCACCCGCGCGGCTACCGGGCGCCGATGCTGACCGCGCTGTGCGGTGTCGGTTTCGCCGCCTCCCTCGCCGCCCTGCTGATCGGCTTCGTCCCGTCCTCACAGTTCGGCGGCGGCAGCGTCTGGGCCTACCTGGCAATCGTCGCGGGCGGCGCGCTCGGACTCGGCCTGCTGGTGCCCTACCTGTTCTACCGATCGCGCAAACCGTCCTGGAAGACCGTCACCGCGGAGGAGGAGGTACCGGCATGA
- a CDS encoding DUF7144 family membrane protein, with translation MSDVRDQEADYLPPSAGREPTAWVGMVVFAGVMLLLMGGFQAIEGLVAIFKDEYYVATNSGLVLTFDYTVWGWTHLLLGVVAVLTGIGVFLGQMWARVVGIIVAGVSALANLMFLPAYPVWCTIMIATDVLIIYALSVHGREVRYR, from the coding sequence ATGTCAGACGTGCGGGATCAGGAAGCCGACTACCTTCCGCCCTCGGCGGGACGCGAACCCACGGCATGGGTCGGCATGGTGGTCTTCGCCGGCGTCATGCTGTTGCTGATGGGCGGCTTCCAGGCGATCGAGGGCCTGGTCGCCATCTTCAAGGACGAGTACTACGTCGCCACCAACTCGGGCCTGGTGCTCACCTTCGACTACACCGTCTGGGGCTGGACCCATCTGCTGCTCGGCGTGGTAGCGGTGCTGACCGGCATCGGGGTGTTCCTCGGGCAGATGTGGGCCCGCGTGGTCGGCATCATCGTCGCCGGGGTGAGCGCTCTGGCGAACCTGATGTTCCTGCCGGCGTACCCGGTCTGGTGCACCATCATGATCGCCACCGATGTGCTGATCATCTACGCCCTGTCGGTGCACGGCCGTGAGGTCCGGTACCGCTGA
- a CDS encoding dipeptidase, with protein sequence MDLREQIDALMPQARADLAELVAIRSVADPRQFPPAECERAAAWVVDRFAEAGFTDLGLHETIDGSKAVYGYRPGSRPDAPTVLLYAHYDVQPPLNDDAWRTPPFQLTESNGRWYGRGAADCKGNIVMHLTALRALGASGVPVNLKLIVEGSEEQGTGGLEDFVVRNPELLRADAILVCDTGNAAVGRPATTVTLRGLVNVVVSVSALAGELHSGMFGGAAPDALAALIQILSTLRDRNGNTTIAGLAHDQTWTGEPYPTEQFRTDAGLLDGVGLLGDGSVSDMIWARPAVTVLGLDCPPVIGSAAAIQPHARARLNLRVPPGMDAVKAQDALIAHLHAAAPWGVRVEVAKEALGQPFEARTGGPAYRALAGAMREAYGREMTTLGQGGSIPLSNVFADTYPDAEIALMGVEEPLALIHAPNESVDPTEIAKLALAEALFLQRYTR encoded by the coding sequence ATGGACCTGCGCGAACAGATCGACGCCCTGATGCCACAGGCCCGGGCCGACCTGGCCGAACTGGTGGCGATCCGTTCGGTCGCCGACCCCCGGCAGTTCCCGCCGGCGGAGTGCGAACGCGCGGCGGCCTGGGTGGTGGACCGGTTCGCCGAGGCCGGCTTCACCGACCTGGGCCTGCACGAGACCATCGACGGCAGCAAGGCGGTCTACGGATACCGGCCGGGCAGCCGCCCGGACGCCCCGACCGTCCTGCTCTACGCGCACTACGACGTGCAGCCGCCGCTGAACGACGACGCCTGGCGGACCCCGCCGTTCCAGCTCACCGAGTCGAACGGGCGCTGGTACGGCCGGGGCGCCGCCGACTGCAAGGGCAACATCGTCATGCACCTGACCGCGCTGCGGGCACTCGGCGCCTCCGGCGTACCGGTGAACCTCAAACTGATCGTCGAAGGTTCCGAGGAGCAGGGCACCGGTGGCCTGGAGGACTTCGTCGTCCGCAATCCGGAGTTGCTGCGCGCCGACGCCATCCTGGTCTGCGACACCGGCAACGCGGCGGTCGGCCGGCCGGCCACCACGGTGACACTGCGCGGCCTGGTCAACGTGGTGGTCAGCGTCTCGGCGCTGGCCGGGGAACTGCACTCCGGCATGTTCGGCGGGGCCGCCCCGGACGCGCTCGCGGCGCTCATCCAAATCCTGTCCACGCTGCGCGACCGGAACGGCAACACCACCATCGCCGGGCTGGCACACGACCAGACGTGGACCGGGGAGCCGTACCCGACCGAGCAGTTCCGGACGGATGCCGGACTGCTGGACGGCGTCGGCCTGCTCGGCGACGGATCGGTCTCGGACATGATCTGGGCCCGGCCGGCGGTCACCGTGCTCGGCCTGGACTGCCCACCGGTGATCGGCTCGGCAGCTGCCATCCAGCCGCACGCCCGGGCCCGGCTCAACCTGCGGGTACCGCCGGGCATGGACGCGGTCAAGGCCCAGGACGCGCTGATCGCCCACCTGCACGCGGCGGCCCCGTGGGGGGTCCGGGTGGAGGTGGCGAAGGAGGCGCTCGGGCAGCCGTTCGAGGCACGCACCGGCGGACCTGCGTATCGGGCGCTGGCCGGGGCGATGCGGGAGGCGTACGGGAGGGAGATGACCACTCTCGGACAGGGCGGCTCGATCCCACTGTCGAATGTCTTCGCCGACACCTATCCGGACGCGGAGATCGCGCTGATGGGCGTGGAGGAGCCGCTCGCCCTCATCCACGCCCCCAACGAGAGCGTCGACCCGACCGAGATCGCCAAGCTGGCGCTTGCCGAGGCGCTGTTCCTGCAGCGGTACACGAGATAG